The Rhodocytophaga rosea genome has a segment encoding these proteins:
- the feoB gene encoding ferrous iron transport protein B — MKTSAKIALIGNPNSGKSSLFNQLTGLNQKIGNFPGVTVDKKTGVCRLDSSASIQVIDLPGTYSLYPKSPDEKVVMDIITNPLDASYPDLVVVVVDASSLNRNLLLFTEIRDLGLPLILALNMLDIASREGISIQTSVLQNTLQVPVVGINARTGEGIEDLKAIIHTSLQKLPKPALQLESSFVNTQALAPEIVSGIKERFGVHNDYLAMHYAHQGKNLAFLSNDDKSHIEQLKQKYNFKHSLLQAKETIARYERINLILDNAVKKPDSEEKDNIDTRVDKILLHPVWGYALFLTILFLIFQAIFAWASYPMDLIDAGIAAVNEFLKTSLPESMLVSLLTDGLIAGIGGVLIFIPQIAILFAFIAILEESGYMSRVVLLMDRVMRKFGLNGKSVVPLISGVACAVPAIMATRNIDNWKERLITILVTPLMSCSARIPIYTILIALVVPDEPVLGILNLQGVALMGLYLLGFVAAILSAWLMKLVLNIKGRSYLIMEVPAYRMPRWKNVGLTIIEKVKAFVLEAGKIIVAISIVLWVLASYGPSDKMEKAETTVKLENPTLSGQALEDKIGSYKLENSYAGHFGKFIEPVIRPLGYDWKIGIALLTSFAAREVFVGTLSTIYSVGSEAENTDTIKERLRKETDPKTGLPLYTPALAFSLLVFYAFAMQCMSTLAIVYRETNGWKWPMIQLIYMTGLAYLSALIVYTLLK; from the coding sequence TTGAAAACATCGGCTAAAATTGCTCTTATCGGAAATCCTAATTCCGGTAAATCTTCTTTATTTAACCAGCTTACCGGGCTTAATCAGAAGATTGGTAATTTTCCTGGTGTAACAGTAGACAAAAAAACCGGCGTCTGCCGCCTCGATTCTTCTGCTTCCATACAAGTTATTGACCTGCCAGGCACCTATAGTTTATATCCTAAGTCTCCCGACGAAAAAGTAGTAATGGATATTATCACCAATCCGCTGGATGCTTCCTATCCGGATCTAGTTGTGGTGGTCGTAGATGCTTCCAGTCTTAACCGGAATCTACTGTTGTTTACAGAAATCAGGGATTTGGGACTTCCCTTGATTCTGGCCTTGAATATGCTCGATATTGCCAGCCGGGAGGGTATTTCTATTCAGACTTCGGTATTGCAAAATACATTACAGGTCCCTGTAGTGGGAATAAATGCCAGAACAGGAGAGGGTATCGAAGACTTAAAGGCAATTATACACACGAGTCTGCAAAAATTACCAAAACCTGCCTTACAACTGGAAAGCAGTTTTGTAAATACGCAGGCACTGGCGCCAGAAATTGTAAGTGGCATCAAGGAAAGGTTTGGTGTACATAACGATTATCTGGCCATGCATTATGCACATCAGGGAAAGAATCTGGCCTTTCTAAGCAATGATGATAAAAGCCATATTGAGCAGCTCAAGCAAAAATATAATTTTAAACACTCGCTCCTGCAGGCGAAAGAAACCATAGCCCGTTACGAACGGATCAATCTCATTCTAGACAATGCCGTAAAAAAGCCCGACTCTGAAGAAAAAGATAATATAGATACAAGAGTAGATAAGATATTGCTGCATCCGGTATGGGGCTATGCCTTGTTTTTGACCATTCTGTTCCTGATTTTTCAGGCCATTTTTGCATGGGCCAGTTATCCGATGGATCTCATTGATGCCGGAATTGCAGCCGTTAATGAGTTTCTAAAAACCAGTCTTCCCGAAAGTATGCTGGTAAGTTTGCTTACCGATGGATTGATTGCCGGGATAGGCGGCGTACTTATTTTTATTCCGCAGATTGCTATTTTATTTGCTTTTATTGCCATTCTGGAGGAATCCGGGTATATGTCCAGGGTAGTGCTGCTGATGGATAGAGTGATGCGTAAATTCGGGTTGAATGGAAAAAGTGTGGTTCCGCTTATTTCAGGCGTGGCTTGTGCTGTACCGGCTATTATGGCTACCCGAAATATCGATAACTGGAAAGAAAGGCTCATTACTATTCTGGTAACACCCCTAATGAGTTGTTCGGCACGTATTCCGATCTATACTATTCTGATTGCCCTAGTTGTACCCGATGAGCCAGTGCTGGGTATATTAAATTTACAGGGAGTTGCTTTAATGGGCTTATATCTCCTGGGCTTTGTAGCCGCCATCTTATCAGCCTGGCTGATGAAGCTGGTGCTAAACATCAAAGGCCGTAGTTATCTTATTATGGAGGTACCTGCTTACCGGATGCCCCGCTGGAAAAATGTAGGTCTGACCATTATTGAAAAAGTAAAAGCCTTTGTGCTGGAAGCCGGAAAGATCATTGTAGCTATTTCTATTGTCCTTTGGGTACTTGCTTCATATGGCCCATCTGATAAAATGGAAAAAGCTGAAACCACCGTTAAACTCGAAAATCCAACTTTATCCGGACAGGCACTGGAAGATAAAATAGGTTCGTATAAACTGGAGAATTCATATGCCGGACATTTTGGAAAGTTCATTGAGCCTGTAATCCGGCCATTGGGCTACGACTGGAAAATAGGAATTGCGCTGCTCACTTCTTTTGCAGCCCGGGAAGTATTTGTAGGAACCTTATCGACGATTTATAGTGTAGGCAGCGAAGCTGAAAATACGGATACTATTAAAGAACGGCTCAGAAAAGAAACTGATCCTAAAACCGGCCTGCCTTTATATACGCCTGCACTGGCTTTTTCTTTGCTCGTTTTTTATGCCTTTGCTATGCAATGTATGAGTACTTTGGCAATTGTATACCGGGAAACCAATGGCTGGAAATGGCCAATGATTCAGCTGATATATATGACTGGCCTGGCCTACTTATCTGCTTTAATTGTATATACCCTGCTGAAATAA
- a CDS encoding DNA topoisomerase subunit B produces MTDLPNRTAFEESVRKRPKMYIGDDHIRLFEGLFIECIELCQIEEIMFEINIIRENKFSLGLSSPHNLKPFLDSLLLENTQFRIYLLKVLKIISEEFEIATNPAKTEILFSFDKNVINDLTIDYFKLSEKMHQLALLNRKAEILIIDKRGKYVNQNYYHFPQGVFYLFDRAITEALGNPEFKITFDGEIGSNKYQIGLAYRTDWYPTPNVISFANDVHTICGGSLVEGILEGLIKACRIYVKENNLTTLKIRIKKFVNGFILVCAVRGDNFIYGGNFKETLEDTPVREQSKQLMTKLVLDFLKSEKEKADIFLWRFDPSKLMSKIF; encoded by the coding sequence ATGACAGACCTCCCAAATAGAACGGCATTTGAGGAATCGGTTAGGAAACGGCCGAAGATGTATATTGGTGATGATCATATCAGGCTTTTTGAAGGTCTGTTTATCGAATGTATTGAACTTTGCCAAATCGAAGAGATTATGTTTGAAATCAACATTATTCGTGAGAACAAATTTTCTCTTGGTTTATCATCACCGCATAATCTGAAGCCTTTTTTAGACTCACTCTTACTTGAAAATACTCAATTCAGAATTTATTTGTTAAAAGTTCTTAAAATCATTTCAGAAGAATTTGAAATTGCTACTAATCCCGCAAAAACCGAGATTCTTTTCTCATTTGACAAGAATGTGATCAATGACCTTACTATCGATTATTTCAAATTGTCAGAGAAAATGCATCAACTTGCATTGTTAAACAGAAAAGCAGAGATTTTAATAATAGACAAAAGGGGGAAGTATGTAAATCAGAACTATTATCACTTTCCACAAGGCGTCTTTTATTTATTTGATAGAGCTATAACAGAAGCTTTAGGAAATCCTGAATTTAAAATCACATTTGATGGTGAAATTGGTTCAAACAAATACCAGATCGGACTCGCTTATCGTACTGACTGGTATCCTACACCGAATGTAATCAGTTTTGCTAATGATGTACATACTATTTGTGGCGGCTCACTAGTTGAAGGTATACTTGAAGGGCTAATAAAAGCATGCAGGATTTACGTTAAGGAAAATAATCTAACAACTCTCAAGATCAGAATTAAAAAGTTTGTGAACGGATTTATTTTGGTTTGTGCTGTTCGAGGTGATAACTTTATTTATGGCGGAAACTTTAAAGAGACATTAGAAGATACCCCAGTACGAGAACAATCAAAGCAACTAATGACTAAATTAGTGCTTGACTTTTTAAAAAGTGAGAAGGAGAAAGCTGATATATTTCTCTGGAGATTCGACCCATCAAAATTGATGAGTAAAATTTTTTAA
- the polA gene encoding DNA polymerase I, producing the protein MSKPIHKLFLLDAYALIYRAHFAFSKAPRITSKGMNTSAIFGFTNTLLEVLQKEKPTHIGVAFDTAAPTFRHTTYTEYKSQRQAQPEDITIAVPYVKKLVKAFGIPVLAMDGFEADDVIGTIAKRAAREGFEVFMMTPDKDYGQLVEEHVYLYKPAFMGKGVEILGEKEILQKWGIKRIDQVIDMLGLQGDAVDNIPGIPGVGEKTAQKLIEEFDTVENLIANATQLKGKQKDNVEQYAQQALLSKQLATIDINVPVPFEADELKCREADKVVLSELLDELEFRTIKKRLFGEEPVPGASAAPKAAAKKTNQPEFSFELDFNPALLTETAELPPSDKASIHTVLHQYHVIDTPELRKLLIEHLSRQDEFCFDSETNSIDAVAAELVGLAFSYYKNEAYYVPIPADQKEAQAIVNEFKPVLENPAIGKIGQNLKYDIIVLKNYGVQVRGKIFDTMLAHYLLEPDMRHNMDILAETYLHYQTVSIESLIGKKGKDQITMDKVEIEKIAEYAGEDADITLQLKEVFLPKLRENKMEKLFYEIENPLVPVLAEMERTGVKVDTVALGELSKILEGDLKGLEDKIFTLSGTPFNIGSPKQLGEVLFDQMKLDPKAKKTKTGQYATGEDILSKLEGDHEIIRHILDYRELQKLKSTYIDALPILMSPKDGRIHTSYNQAVTATGRLSSTNPNLQNIPIRTERGREIRKAFVPHNESFTILSADYSQIELRIMAAFSQDQTMLDAFQKGIDIHTSTASKVFKVDLKEVTSDMRRKAKTINFGIIYGISAFGLGSRLNIPRKEAGEIIDAYFQEFPAVKKYMDSSIQKARDCEYAETLLGRRRYLRDINSRNMTDRNFAERNAINAPIQGTAADMIKIAMIRIHEYIEQEKLQSRMILQVHDELVFDAHKDEVETLKTQVEDIMKHALPLGVPMEIGIGTGNNWLEAH; encoded by the coding sequence ACATCTAAAGGAATGAATACCAGTGCCATTTTCGGCTTTACCAATACCCTGCTGGAAGTGTTACAAAAAGAAAAACCAACCCATATTGGCGTAGCTTTTGATACGGCTGCGCCCACTTTCCGCCATACTACTTATACGGAGTATAAAAGCCAGCGGCAAGCACAGCCTGAAGATATTACCATTGCGGTACCTTATGTAAAAAAACTGGTAAAAGCATTCGGCATTCCGGTACTGGCCATGGATGGCTTTGAGGCGGATGATGTAATCGGAACCATTGCCAAAAGGGCAGCCAGGGAAGGTTTTGAAGTGTTTATGATGACCCCGGATAAAGATTACGGACAGTTGGTAGAAGAACATGTATACCTGTATAAACCGGCTTTTATGGGAAAAGGGGTAGAAATTTTAGGAGAAAAGGAAATATTGCAAAAATGGGGCATTAAACGGATTGACCAGGTAATAGATATGCTGGGTTTGCAGGGCGATGCCGTAGATAACATTCCTGGCATTCCAGGTGTGGGTGAAAAAACGGCACAAAAACTAATTGAGGAATTTGATACCGTAGAAAACCTGATTGCTAATGCTACACAATTAAAAGGCAAACAAAAAGATAATGTCGAACAATATGCCCAGCAGGCACTTTTATCCAAACAATTAGCCACCATTGATATTAATGTACCTGTTCCATTTGAAGCTGATGAACTCAAATGCAGGGAAGCCGATAAAGTAGTGTTATCAGAGTTACTCGATGAGCTTGAGTTCCGCACGATTAAAAAGCGTTTGTTTGGAGAAGAACCTGTTCCAGGCGCAAGTGCGGCACCAAAAGCTGCGGCTAAAAAAACCAACCAGCCGGAGTTTTCCTTTGAACTGGATTTTAATCCGGCTTTACTTACCGAAACGGCTGAACTGCCTCCTTCGGATAAGGCAAGCATTCATACAGTTTTGCATCAGTACCATGTGATCGATACGCCAGAGCTACGCAAATTATTGATCGAACACCTGAGCCGTCAGGATGAGTTTTGTTTCGATTCTGAAACCAATAGTATCGATGCAGTGGCAGCAGAACTGGTTGGGCTGGCTTTCAGCTATTATAAAAATGAAGCCTATTATGTACCCATCCCAGCTGACCAGAAAGAGGCTCAGGCGATTGTAAATGAATTTAAGCCGGTACTGGAAAATCCGGCCATTGGCAAAATAGGCCAGAATTTGAAGTATGATATTATTGTACTAAAAAATTATGGGGTACAGGTCCGGGGTAAAATCTTCGATACCATGCTTGCCCATTATCTGCTGGAGCCGGATATGCGCCATAATATGGATATTCTGGCTGAAACGTATCTCCACTACCAGACAGTTTCTATTGAATCGCTCATTGGAAAGAAGGGAAAAGACCAGATTACGATGGATAAGGTGGAAATCGAAAAAATCGCGGAGTATGCAGGTGAAGATGCGGACATTACCCTGCAATTGAAAGAAGTTTTCCTGCCTAAACTCAGAGAAAACAAGATGGAAAAGTTATTTTATGAGATAGAAAACCCGCTGGTTCCGGTACTGGCAGAAATGGAACGTACTGGCGTAAAAGTAGATACAGTAGCATTGGGCGAACTTTCCAAAATTTTGGAAGGTGACTTAAAAGGACTGGAAGATAAAATTTTTACGTTGTCCGGTACACCATTCAACATTGGTTCTCCCAAACAGCTTGGTGAGGTCTTGTTCGACCAGATGAAACTAGACCCTAAAGCCAAAAAAACCAAAACCGGCCAGTATGCCACCGGAGAAGATATTTTATCCAAACTAGAAGGCGACCATGAAATTATCCGCCATATTCTGGATTACCGCGAATTACAGAAGCTTAAATCTACCTATATAGATGCCCTGCCTATTTTGATGAGCCCCAAAGATGGCCGTATTCATACTTCTTACAATCAGGCGGTAACTGCTACCGGACGCTTGAGTTCTACCAATCCCAATTTGCAGAATATTCCCATCCGTACGGAAAGAGGCCGGGAGATCCGGAAAGCATTTGTGCCACATAATGAATCGTTTACCATTCTTTCTGCAGATTATTCCCAGATTGAATTGCGTATTATGGCTGCTTTCAGCCAGGACCAGACGATGCTGGACGCTTTTCAAAAGGGCATAGATATTCACACATCTACAGCAAGTAAGGTGTTTAAAGTAGATTTAAAAGAAGTTACCTCAGATATGCGGCGCAAGGCGAAAACCATCAATTTTGGTATTATTTACGGCATTTCGGCCTTTGGATTAGGCAGCCGCCTGAATATTCCCCGTAAAGAAGCCGGAGAAATTATTGATGCCTATTTCCAGGAATTTCCGGCTGTAAAAAAATACATGGATAGCTCTATCCAGAAAGCCCGTGATTGCGAGTATGCCGAAACCCTGCTTGGCAGAAGACGTTACCTGCGTGATATCAATTCCCGCAATATGACCGACCGCAACTTTGCCGAACGCAATGCCATCAATGCGCCCATCCAAGGCACAGCCGCTGACATGATCAAAATTGCCATGATTCGCATTCACGAATATATCGAACAGGAAAAGTTGCAGTCCAGAATGATTTTGCAGGTACACGACGAACTAGTATTTGATGCCCATAAAGATGAAGTAGAAACGTTGAAAACACAGGTAGAAGATATTATGAAACATGCCCTTCCGCTTGGTGTACCTATGGAAATTGGTATAGGAACCGGCAATAACTGGCTGGAAGCACATTAA
- a CDS encoding tyrosine-type recombinase/integrase, with the protein MNREKELEERPHEIARLVNRKGDLNKRWYVEFYTRSEEQNNAQRKQVFVPATLKTAEAREGWAKATIKELHEMATSGYDFKPLAVKPKPAAQPQYTFPQAIELAISTKLNSDRRRTTQTYRSFLNIFNAWIDKSGYENVEISQVTDLHIGHFLNWLQVEKKIGNTTYNNYLQRLTTAFNTLVKQEIVAKNPCHQVEALQEEASKNVPLNFHQRLTIEKYLQENDRPLFKFTRFLYFTFLRPSELVQLKIKDIDLKNRQIIVPASVSKNKKEEFVAIPKILLAEMAPMRLDKYDAEDYVFSKNLLPGPTKIYPTHVSEMHRLMLQACGIKQKDISLYSWRHTGFANAYKAGIDIKTLQIHLRHQNMEMTNSYLERLGLGLKMELEQREW; encoded by the coding sequence ATGAACAGAGAAAAAGAATTAGAAGAACGACCGCACGAAATTGCCCGTTTGGTGAACCGCAAAGGAGATCTCAACAAGCGTTGGTATGTAGAATTTTATACACGTTCCGAGGAGCAGAATAATGCCCAACGCAAGCAGGTATTTGTACCGGCTACCCTGAAAACTGCCGAAGCCAGAGAAGGATGGGCCAAAGCAACGATAAAGGAATTGCATGAAATGGCTACTTCCGGGTATGATTTTAAACCTCTGGCGGTAAAACCCAAACCTGCCGCTCAGCCGCAGTATACATTTCCTCAAGCCATAGAGCTGGCCATTTCTACGAAGTTGAATAGCGATCGCCGCCGTACCACCCAAACCTACCGTAGTTTTCTGAACATTTTTAATGCCTGGATTGACAAGTCCGGGTATGAGAATGTGGAAATTAGCCAGGTTACTGATCTGCATATTGGCCACTTTCTCAACTGGTTGCAGGTAGAAAAGAAAATAGGAAATACTACCTATAATAATTACCTGCAACGGCTCACTACCGCTTTTAATACACTGGTGAAACAGGAAATTGTCGCGAAAAACCCATGCCATCAGGTAGAAGCTTTGCAGGAAGAAGCCAGCAAAAACGTTCCGCTTAATTTTCACCAGCGGCTCACTATTGAAAAGTATCTACAGGAAAACGACCGCCCTTTGTTCAAATTTACCCGTTTTCTGTACTTTACATTTCTGCGTCCCAGTGAGCTGGTTCAATTAAAAATTAAAGATATTGACCTGAAAAACCGGCAGATTATTGTGCCTGCTTCTGTAAGCAAAAACAAAAAAGAAGAGTTTGTAGCGATACCTAAAATTTTACTGGCAGAAATGGCTCCTATGCGTCTGGATAAATATGATGCAGAAGATTATGTATTTTCTAAAAATCTGTTGCCTGGCCCCACTAAAATCTATCCCACGCATGTGAGTGAAATGCACCGGCTCATGTTACAAGCTTGTGGAATTAAGCAAAAGGATATCTCATTATATTCCTGGCGGCACACTGGTTTTGCCAATGCCTATAAAGCAGGTATTGATATTAAAACGCTGCAAATCCATCTCCGCCACCAGAATATGGAAATGACCAACAGCTATCTGGAAAGATTAGGGCTTGGCTTAAAAATGGAGCTTGAACAAAGAGAGTGGTAA
- the pheT gene encoding phenylalanine--tRNA ligase subunit beta, with product MKISLNWLKQYISLPESPEQISALLTRSGLEVEHLEKIESVPGGMEGIVIGEVLTCARHPDADKLSITTVDIGNNTIVPIVCGASNVAAGQKVIVATVGATLYPTGSEPFKIKKAKIRGEVSEGMICAEDEIGVGTSHAGIIVADTDLPNGTPASIYFNLEPDYIFEIGLTPNRADAASHIGVIRDLKALLNRPYQLPPVENFRIATAGKPFDVRVEEPAGCPRYSGLTISGIMVKESPEWLKKRLQSIGLSPINNVVDVTNFVLHELGQPLHAFDAAHITGNQVLVKTLPQDTPFVTLDKQTRKLQSFDLMICNAEEGMCIAGVFGGITSGVTSETKAIFLESACFSPAYIRRTSQYHGLKTDASFRFERGTDPNNTVYALKRAALLIQEVAGGEITSDIVDIYPQPVGEREIPMLYKHIDRLIGKSIERPAIQTILANLDIQIQNEDETGFTAIVPAYRVDVLREADVIEEILRIYGYDNIELPPYQYSSFLAEFPVTDKNKLQAKISSLLADNGFYEIITNSLTKQAYTQKFNAVASGQDIEILNKLSEDLGVLRQTLLFSGMEVLAYNLNRRQKELKLFEFGTIYYKQEGKYIEKQRLALVLAGDKQAESWLEKTKPVDFHVLASAVQKILHRMNVKKFDSSETKHPVFSYGLTFTLNGKELVNFGLVQSNASKFMEIKSPVWYADFDWEYLLKQYNASLAAEEIAKFPEVRRDLSLVIDKNVSFKQIRQLATAQERRLLKSVNVFDVYEGENIGKDKKSYSVSFILQDEQATLTDQIIDRTMQKLIGTFEKELNAVIRK from the coding sequence ATGAAAATATCCCTGAACTGGCTAAAACAATATATTTCATTACCTGAATCTCCTGAACAAATTTCTGCCTTGCTTACCCGCTCCGGACTGGAAGTGGAACATCTGGAAAAAATAGAATCTGTTCCTGGTGGTATGGAAGGTATTGTGATTGGAGAAGTACTTACCTGTGCCCGGCATCCGGATGCTGATAAACTCAGCATTACTACCGTTGACATTGGCAATAATACCATTGTACCAATTGTATGTGGGGCCTCCAATGTAGCTGCCGGACAAAAAGTAATTGTAGCCACGGTTGGTGCTACCTTATATCCGACTGGTAGCGAGCCTTTCAAAATCAAAAAAGCCAAGATCCGGGGTGAAGTTTCTGAAGGAATGATTTGTGCCGAAGACGAAATTGGTGTGGGTACTTCTCATGCTGGTATCATTGTAGCCGACACTGATCTGCCGAATGGTACACCTGCTTCCATATATTTTAATTTAGAACCTGATTATATTTTTGAAATCGGTTTAACGCCTAACCGGGCCGATGCTGCCTCACACATTGGGGTTATTCGTGATCTGAAAGCGCTTTTAAATCGTCCCTATCAGTTGCCTCCGGTAGAGAATTTTAGAATTGCTACCGCAGGTAAACCGTTTGATGTAAGGGTGGAAGAACCGGCGGGTTGTCCCAGGTATTCCGGACTTACGATTTCAGGGATTATGGTGAAAGAATCGCCGGAGTGGCTCAAAAAGCGCCTGCAATCCATCGGGCTTTCGCCCATTAATAATGTGGTAGATGTAACCAACTTTGTATTGCACGAACTGGGTCAGCCTTTGCATGCATTTGATGCGGCTCACATTACGGGTAATCAGGTGCTGGTGAAAACACTTCCACAGGATACGCCTTTCGTGACTTTAGATAAACAAACCAGAAAATTGCAATCATTCGACCTGATGATTTGTAATGCAGAAGAAGGAATGTGTATTGCCGGTGTATTTGGTGGGATTACATCTGGTGTTACCAGTGAAACCAAAGCCATCTTTCTGGAAAGCGCCTGTTTTTCGCCAGCCTATATCCGCAGAACCAGCCAGTATCATGGATTAAAAACAGATGCTTCTTTCCGGTTTGAACGGGGAACAGATCCCAATAATACCGTGTATGCACTCAAACGGGCGGCTTTACTCATTCAGGAAGTAGCTGGCGGCGAAATTACTTCTGATATAGTAGACATTTATCCGCAGCCGGTAGGAGAAAGGGAGATACCCATGCTATACAAACACATTGACCGATTGATCGGAAAATCCATAGAGCGGCCGGCTATTCAAACCATATTAGCAAATCTGGATATACAAATACAAAATGAAGATGAAACCGGATTTACAGCTATTGTGCCTGCTTACCGGGTAGATGTGCTCCGGGAAGCCGATGTGATTGAAGAAATCCTGCGCATATACGGCTATGATAATATAGAATTGCCACCTTACCAATACTCTTCTTTTCTGGCTGAATTCCCGGTTACGGATAAAAATAAGTTACAGGCCAAAATTTCTTCGCTGCTGGCCGATAATGGGTTTTATGAGATCATTACTAATTCGCTGACCAAACAGGCATATACACAGAAATTCAATGCAGTGGCCAGCGGACAGGATATAGAGATTTTGAATAAGCTAAGTGAAGATTTAGGTGTTTTACGGCAAACGCTGTTGTTCTCCGGGATGGAAGTACTGGCCTATAATCTGAATCGCCGCCAGAAAGAGCTGAAATTATTTGAGTTTGGTACGATCTATTATAAACAGGAAGGAAAATACATAGAAAAACAGCGTCTTGCCTTAGTTCTTGCCGGCGATAAACAGGCAGAAAGCTGGCTGGAAAAAACCAAACCAGTAGATTTTCATGTTCTGGCCAGTGCTGTGCAGAAGATATTGCACCGTATGAATGTAAAGAAATTTGATAGCAGCGAAACTAAACATCCGGTTTTCAGCTATGGCCTTACCTTTACGCTAAACGGAAAAGAACTGGTGAACTTCGGTCTGGTACAGTCCAATGCTTCTAAATTCATGGAAATTAAGTCTCCGGTATGGTACGCTGATTTCGACTGGGAATACCTTCTGAAACAATACAATGCCAGCCTCGCAGCTGAGGAAATCGCTAAATTCCCTGAAGTACGCCGGGATTTATCGCTGGTGATCGACAAAAATGTAAGCTTTAAACAGATCAGGCAACTGGCCACTGCTCAGGAACGCCGTTTGCTAAAATCGGTGAATGTATTTGATGTATATGAAGGCGAAAATATCGGCAAAGACAAAAAATCGTATTCAGTCAGCTTTATCCTGCAAGACGAACAAGCTACCCTTACCGACCAGATTATCGACCGGACCATGCAAAAACTGATTGGCACTTTCGAGAAAGAGTTGAATGCCGTCATCAGAAAATAA